A single window of Bacteroidota bacterium DNA harbors:
- a CDS encoding twin-arginine translocase TatA/TatE family subunit — translation MTTATILLGMLGTTEIILIVIVVLLLFGGKKIPELMRGLGKGMKEFKDAKDGVDNEKKEEQK, via the coding sequence ATGACAACTGCCACTATATTGCTTGGAATGCTCGGCACCACCGAAATCATTCTCATTGTTATTGTTGTTCTGCTTCTCTTCGGAGGAAAAAAAATTCCTGAACTCATGCGCGGGCTCGGAAAAGGAATGAAAGAATTCAAAGACGCGAAAGACGGAGTTGACAACGAGAAGAAAGAAGAACAGAAATAA
- a CDS encoding NupC/NupG family nucleoside CNT transporter — protein MERFTGLIGIILIFGIAFLFSNNRKAINLRLVISGVALQILIAILVLKVEPVTKFFQLLGKGMEKIEQFAKQGADFAYGGIAAVDPAGSVQNYSAPHIFVFAFNITATIILVCILVAILYHFGIMQRVVSVIAKAMNFIMRVSGAESLSNVASAFVGQVEAQVMIRPYLPTMTKSELLASMSGSLACIAGGILIVYANMGAKAEYLIAASLMAAPGALVISKIVFPETEESQTMGKVKLDVKSSYSNLIDAITHGASDGFKISMNVIAMLIGFIALIALINWILGHIHIGETVLSLDYLFGKIFFPFAWSMGIPIQDVNSAAALLGQKLTINEFVAFKNLTSHSIPILTEKGNLIISIAICGFANFSSVGMQIGGIGALAPERRADLAKLGLKALLCGTLASYLSATIAGIIS, from the coding sequence ATGGAAAGATTTACCGGACTTATAGGAATAATTTTAATTTTCGGAATCGCATTTTTATTTTCCAACAACCGCAAAGCAATTAATCTCCGCCTTGTCATCAGCGGAGTGGCGTTGCAGATTCTCATAGCGATTTTAGTTCTCAAAGTAGAACCTGTGACAAAGTTTTTCCAGTTGCTCGGAAAAGGAATGGAAAAGATTGAACAGTTCGCAAAACAAGGCGCTGATTTTGCTTACGGAGGAATTGCCGCAGTTGACCCGGCAGGAAGTGTTCAAAATTATTCTGCGCCACACATTTTTGTTTTCGCTTTCAACATCACTGCGACAATAATTTTAGTTTGTATTCTCGTTGCAATACTTTATCATTTTGGAATTATGCAGCGGGTGGTTTCAGTAATTGCAAAAGCAATGAACTTCATCATGCGCGTAAGCGGTGCCGAATCATTGAGCAATGTGGCGAGTGCGTTTGTCGGACAGGTTGAAGCACAGGTGATGATTCGCCCGTATCTGCCGACAATGACAAAAAGTGAACTGCTCGCATCCATGAGTGGAAGCTTAGCTTGCATCGCAGGAGGAATTTTAATTGTGTACGCAAACATGGGCGCGAAAGCAGAATATTTAATCGCTGCAAGTTTGATGGCTGCACCGGGCGCGCTGGTGATTTCAAAAATTGTTTTTCCTGAAACAGAAGAATCGCAAACAATGGGAAAAGTAAAACTGGATGTGAAAAGTTCTTACAGTAATTTAATTGACGCCATCACACACGGGGCATCTGACGGATTTAAGATTTCGATGAATGTAATTGCAATGCTCATCGGTTTCATTGCGCTGATTGCACTCATCAACTGGATTCTCGGGCATATTCACATAGGAGAAACTGTTTTATCACTTGATTATCTCTTCGGAAAAATATTTTTCCCTTTCGCGTGGTCAATGGGAATTCCGATACAGGATGTGAACAGCGCGGCCGCACTGCTCGGACAAAAACTTACCATCAATGAATTTGTCGCATTTAAAAATCTTACAAGCCACTCTATTCCGATTCTGACTGAGAAAGGAAATTTAATTATCAGCATAGCGATTTGCGGTTTTGCAAACTTCAGCAGCGTGGGAATGCAGATTGGCGGAATCGGTGCGCTGGCTCCTGAGCGCAGAGCGGATTTAGCAAAACTTGGATTAAAAGCGTTGCTCTGCGGAACGCTCGCATCCTATTTATCAGCAACCATTGCAGGAATTATTAGTTGA
- a CDS encoding biotin/lipoyl-binding protein, with product MKAKVNNKYDFVLEGEKDFDIVEIKQGIFHIIKDNKSYNAEVLKANKEEKSFVIRINGNKYTVQLKDKYDELLKELGIDNASTKKVKEVKAPMPGLVVDVRVKEGDAVKKDDGLIVLQAMKMENIIKSPTEGSIKKVHIKKGDAIEKNQVMISFA from the coding sequence ATGAAAGCCAAAGTAAATAACAAATATGATTTTGTTTTGGAAGGAGAAAAAGATTTTGATATAGTTGAAATCAAACAGGGTATTTTTCATATCATCAAAGACAATAAATCTTACAATGCCGAAGTTCTGAAAGCAAACAAAGAAGAAAAAAGTTTTGTCATTCGCATAAACGGAAACAAATACACAGTTCAATTAAAAGATAAATACGATGAATTGTTAAAAGAATTGGGAATAGACAATGCGTCAACCAAAAAAGTAAAAGAAGTAAAAGCACCAATGCCCGGTTTAGTGGTTGATGTTCGCGTGAAAGAAGGTGATGCTGTGAAAAAAGACGATGGATTAATTGTTCTGCAGGCGATGAAAATGGAAAACATAATTAAATCTCCAACAGAAGGAAGCATAAAAAAAGTTCATATTAAAAAAGGAGATGCGATTGAGAAAAATCAGGTAATGATTAGCTTCGCGTAA
- a CDS encoding electron transfer flavoprotein subunit alpha/FixB family protein yields the protein MSVVVFAENWEGKFKKSTYEAISYGSEIAKQVGGSVTAVVIGNAGDDDIISLGKYGAQKVLSVKNDKLNSLNPSAFASAIVQASQKENAKVVIVSYTYSGRSVAGRVAVKLKGGLVAGATALPSSTSPFTIRKKCFSGKGLTDVTVSSDVKVIGLFPNSFHINTAEGSAAIENFSPSFSDSDFNSTSKEIKKTSGKVVLTEAEIVVSGGRGLKGPENWGMVEQLAELLGAATACSKPVADVGWRPHHEHVGQTGITIAPNLYIAIGISGAIQHLAGVSSSKVMVAINIDKEAPFFKAANYGICGDAFEVVPKLIEEVKKFKAQH from the coding sequence ATGTCAGTAGTAGTGTTTGCGGAAAACTGGGAAGGAAAATTTAAAAAATCAACTTACGAAGCAATTTCGTACGGCTCTGAAATTGCAAAACAAGTTGGAGGAAGTGTGACGGCAGTTGTAATCGGAAATGCAGGTGATGATGACATAATATCGCTTGGAAAATACGGAGCGCAAAAAGTTTTATCGGTGAAGAATGATAAACTGAATTCGCTCAATCCATCCGCGTTTGCTTCTGCAATTGTTCAGGCGTCACAAAAAGAAAATGCAAAAGTTGTAATTGTCTCCTATACATATTCCGGTCGCTCTGTTGCAGGAAGAGTTGCAGTGAAACTGAAAGGAGGATTGGTCGCTGGCGCAACGGCTCTCCCCTCTTCCACTTCTCCATTCACCATTCGTAAAAAATGTTTTTCCGGAAAAGGATTAACGGATGTAACTGTTTCTTCCGATGTAAAAGTGATTGGTCTTTTTCCGAATTCATTTCACATAAACACCGCAGAAGGAAGCGCAGCGATAGAAAATTTTTCTCCTTCATTCAGCGATTCAGATTTTAATTCCACTTCTAAAGAAATTAAAAAAACTTCCGGCAAAGTTGTACTCACTGAAGCGGAGATTGTTGTTTCGGGAGGAAGAGGATTGAAAGGTCCTGAGAACTGGGGAATGGTGGAGCAACTCGCAGAACTTTTAGGCGCTGCAACTGCCTGCTCAAAACCTGTTGCGGATGTGGGATGGCGACCGCATCACGAGCACGTGGGACAAACAGGAATCACCATCGCTCCGAATCTTTATATCGCCATCGGAATTTCAGGAGCGATACAACATCTCGCTGGAGTGAGTTCATCGAAAGTGATGGTTGCAATTAATATTGATAAGGAAGCTCCGTTTTTCAAAGCGGCTAACTATGGAATTTGCGGAGATGCCTTTGAAGTTGTTCCGAAATTAATTGAAGAAGTAAAAAAATTCAAAGCACAACATTAA
- a CDS encoding ribonuclease H family protein, which produces MGKKIKRKYYVVWKGKERGVFDSWEECKKQIQNFTGAQYKSFSTKEIAERAFEKSSKEFIGKKIFQSELSAEQLARLGKQKEESICVDAAYNGKEMEYKGVYTKTKQELFKSGIFEDATNNIGEFLAIIHALGYLKKQKSSAPVYSDSMTAIHWVKLGHANTKLKATPANKSLFYLIERAEKWLRENKYPNRLLKWETKAWGENPADFGRK; this is translated from the coding sequence ATGGGAAAAAAAATCAAACGGAAATATTATGTTGTCTGGAAAGGAAAAGAAAGAGGCGTGTTTGATTCGTGGGAAGAATGTAAAAAGCAAATTCAGAATTTTACAGGAGCGCAATATAAATCTTTCAGCACAAAAGAAATTGCTGAACGCGCGTTTGAAAAATCTTCTAAGGAATTTATTGGCAAAAAAATTTTTCAATCAGAACTTTCTGCTGAACAACTTGCGCGGCTCGGAAAACAGAAAGAAGAAAGCATTTGCGTGGATGCTGCTTACAACGGAAAGGAAATGGAATACAAAGGAGTTTACACAAAAACAAAACAGGAATTATTCAAGTCGGGAATTTTTGAAGATGCTACGAACAACATAGGAGAATTTCTCGCCATCATCCATGCTCTCGGCTATTTGAAAAAACAAAAATCATCCGCGCCTGTTTATTCCGACAGCATGACTGCCATTCACTGGGTGAAACTCGGGCATGCCAATACAAAACTCAAAGCAACTCCTGCCAACAAATCACTTTTCTATTTAATCGAGCGTGCTGAGAAGTGGCTGAGAGAAAATAAATATCCGAATAGATTATTAAAATGGGAAACGAAAGCATGGGGAGAAAATCCTGCTGACTTTGGAAGAAAATAA
- a CDS encoding superoxide dismutase: MFTLPLLPYAYDALEPFIDKQTMELHHTKHHQAYVDKLNKALADAKLSGLSLDEICKNVSKYSAAVRNNGGGHYNHSLFWKWMKPNKGSVLSPSSANEPSGKLNDIIKSTFTSFDNFKTKFSETATKVFGSGWAWLVINKDGKLEIGSTPNQDNPLMDISELKGNLILGLDVWEHAYYLKYQNKRADYISNWWNVVNWEEAQKKFEGK, translated from the coding sequence ATGTTCACGCTTCCACTTTTACCTTACGCTTACGATGCGCTCGAACCTTTCATTGATAAACAAACAATGGAACTTCATCACACGAAACATCACCAGGCATACGTTGATAAACTGAATAAAGCATTAGCAGATGCAAAACTCAGCGGACTTTCTCTCGATGAAATTTGTAAAAATGTTTCGAAATATTCTGCTGCTGTTAGAAATAATGGTGGCGGGCATTACAATCATTCGCTCTTCTGGAAATGGATGAAGCCGAACAAAGGTTCTGTGCTTTCACCTTCTTCTGCGAATGAACCTTCGGGAAAATTAAATGATATAATTAAATCTACTTTTACTTCATTCGATAATTTCAAAACAAAATTTTCTGAAACAGCCACAAAAGTTTTTGGTTCTGGCTGGGCGTGGCTTGTTATAAATAAGGATGGAAAATTAGAAATCGGTTCAACTCCAAATCAGGATAATCCTCTGATGGATATTTCAGAGTTGAAGGGAAATCTGATTCTTGGTCTGGATGTTTGGGAACACGCATACTATTTGAAATATCAAAACAAACGCGCAGATTATATTTCCAACTGGTGGAACGTTGTAAACTGGGAAGAAGCGCAAAAGAAATTTGAAGGCAAGTAG
- a CDS encoding SRPBCC family protein — protein sequence MTNNSSGSVTLHRVLKAAPEKVFRAFSDPNAQAFWLPPYGYLGVVHQLDFKAGGSYKMSFINFSTGNGHSFGGKFLEIKPNEFIKHSDKFDDPNLPGEMTTSIWLKKVSCGTELKVIQEGIPSAIPTEMCYLGWQESLDKLKKLVEPEIPDAA from the coding sequence ATGACAAACAACAGCAGCGGCAGCGTAACATTACACAGGGTTTTGAAAGCGGCTCCCGAAAAAGTTTTCCGCGCCTTTTCCGATCCCAATGCTCAGGCGTTTTGGCTTCCTCCTTACGGATATTTAGGCGTGGTTCATCAATTGGATTTTAAAGCGGGAGGCAGTTATAAAATGTCTTTCATAAATTTTTCCACCGGCAACGGACATTCCTTCGGAGGAAAATTCCTGGAAATAAAACCGAATGAATTCATAAAGCACAGTGATAAATTTGACGACCCGAATTTGCCCGGTGAAATGACGACTTCAATTTGGCTTAAAAAAGTTTCCTGCGGCACGGAACTAAAAGTTATTCAGGAGGGAATTCCTTCCGCTATACCAACAGAAATGTGTTATCTGGGATGGCAGGAATCTTTGGATAAATTGAAAAAGTTAGTTGAGCCCGAAATTCCGGATGCAGCATAA
- a CDS encoding glycoside hydrolase family 9 protein, translating to MKKYFLLFVCLEIFSLAYSQSIDDHFKLDQIGYQPNDRKICVISNPQTGYNAPSPYTPGNTLEVRKQSNNTSIFSGTPVAWNSGATHMQSGDKCWWFDFSSVTTPDDYYIYDATNNKRSYTFSIRNDVYNDALKHALRFFYYQRCGMAKTSQYAGTNYTDVICHEGTMQDLKCRDVTQPSNSSLEKDLSGGWHDAGDYNKYTNFCFATVNYLLDAYEQNPKVFKDNYNIPESGNGVPDILDETKYELDWLLKMQNSDGSELMKVSTQGFTGGSPPSTDTPQRFYGPAQSSATRTAASLFAHAYLIYNTIPSLQSYANTLLAKAQLAWTWLQNTPGYSNYNNSGFSSANPEVSNYDQDAHSLTAAIYLFAATGNSSYKTFIDNNYNIQPMQWTYWYPFESPYQDALLYYCKTTGATASVVNAIKNNCISSTSSNNAGMLPAYNNQTDAYMAQMQDNDYVWGNNQFKCETGSILYNMVQYNLDAANQTKYRNAAEGYIHYIHGMNPHGNVFMTNANSFGGDFFTHEIYHGWFGDGTAFDGGVSPYVGPPPGFIPAGVDKDFAPDASYTGPTLAPPQNQPVQKSYKDWNTSFPENSWQISEVGIYVNAAYVKLLSKFADTTSSVTSAENISLENDFTIYPNPSNGKFKVAVGSSGSQTAIKVFNIYGEFIFESQTVKSETEITLPLGLGQGIYFCRITNGEFSKTEKLIISR from the coding sequence ATGAAAAAATATTTTTTACTTTTTGTTTGCCTTGAAATTTTTTCTCTTGCTTATTCTCAAAGTATAGATGACCATTTCAAGTTAGACCAAATCGGCTACCAGCCGAACGACAGAAAAATTTGTGTCATCTCGAATCCGCAAACGGGTTACAATGCTCCAAGTCCTTACACTCCGGGAAATACGTTGGAAGTAAGAAAGCAATCAAACAACACTTCTATTTTTTCCGGAACGCCTGTTGCCTGGAATAGTGGCGCAACTCACATGCAGAGCGGAGATAAATGCTGGTGGTTTGATTTTTCTTCTGTGACTACGCCAGATGATTACTATATATATGATGCGACAAATAATAAACGCTCTTATACTTTTTCGATTCGTAATGATGTTTACAATGATGCACTGAAGCACGCGCTGAGGTTTTTTTATTACCAGCGCTGCGGAATGGCAAAAACTTCGCAGTATGCCGGAACAAATTACACCGATGTGATTTGCCACGAAGGAACAATGCAGGATTTAAAATGCCGCGATGTTACACAGCCGAGCAATTCTTCTCTCGAAAAAGATTTATCAGGTGGATGGCACGATGCAGGAGATTACAACAAGTACACTAACTTTTGTTTCGCAACGGTAAATTATTTGCTGGATGCATATGAACAGAACCCAAAAGTTTTCAAAGATAATTACAACATTCCCGAAAGCGGAAACGGAGTTCCTGATATTCTCGATGAAACAAAATATGAACTCGACTGGCTTTTGAAAATGCAGAACAGCGATGGAAGCGAACTGATGAAAGTTTCCACGCAGGGATTTACGGGCGGTTCGCCTCCGAGCACCGACACTCCGCAACGGTTTTATGGTCCTGCTCAATCATCCGCAACAAGAACAGCAGCAAGTTTGTTCGCGCACGCATATTTAATTTACAACACGATTCCTTCTTTGCAATCGTATGCGAATACACTTCTTGCAAAAGCGCAACTCGCGTGGACTTGGCTTCAGAATACTCCGGGATATTCCAACTATAATAATTCCGGTTTCTCCAGCGCAAATCCTGAAGTTTCAAATTACGATCAGGATGCTCATTCGTTAACTGCAGCGATTTATCTTTTCGCTGCAACAGGAAATTCTTCTTACAAAACTTTTATTGACAACAATTATAATATTCAACCGATGCAATGGACGTATTGGTATCCGTTTGAATCTCCTTATCAGGATGCGCTTCTTTATTATTGCAAAACAACAGGAGCAACTGCAAGCGTGGTGAACGCGATAAAAAATAATTGCATCTCTTCAACTTCTTCCAACAATGCCGGAATGCTTCCTGCGTACAATAACCAAACGGACGCTTACATGGCGCAGATGCAGGACAACGATTATGTGTGGGGAAATAATCAGTTCAAGTGTGAGACGGGTTCCATCCTATATAATATGGTGCAATATAATCTGGATGCAGCGAATCAAACAAAATATAGGAATGCCGCGGAAGGTTACATTCATTACATCCACGGAATGAATCCGCACGGAAATGTTTTTATGACGAATGCAAATTCTTTTGGCGGAGATTTTTTCACACACGAAATTTATCACGGATGGTTTGGTGATGGAACTGCGTTCGATGGAGGAGTTTCTCCTTACGTTGGTCCTCCGCCCGGATTTATTCCCGCTGGCGTGGACAAAGATTTCGCTCCCGATGCTTCTTATACAGGCCCAACGCTTGCCCCTCCGCAAAATCAACCCGTTCAGAAAAGTTATAAAGACTGGAACACTTCCTTTCCCGAAAACTCCTGGCAGATTTCTGAAGTGGGGATTTATGTAAATGCTGCGTATGTGAAATTACTTTCAAAGTTTGCGGACACAACTTCTTCAGTTACTTCTGCAGAAAATATTTCTCTGGAAAATGATTTTACGATTTATCCGAATCCATCAAACGGCAAATTCAAAGTGGCAGTTGGAAGCAGCGGCAGTCAAACAGCAATTAAAGTTTTTAATATTTATGGTGAATTTATTTTTGAATCTCAAACCGTAAAATCAGAAACTGAAATCACACTCCCTTTAGGGCTGGGGCAAGGAATTTATTTTTGCAGAATCACAAACGGAGAATTTTCCAAAACAGAAAAATTAATTATCTCCCGATGA
- the gatA gene encoding Asp-tRNA(Asn)/Glu-tRNA(Gln) amidotransferase subunit GatA produces the protein MYSSISEVQKDLFSGKTSCRKLTGDYLKRIGEKKNLNAFLEVFKDSALKKADEVDRKIKDKSQGKLAGLVIAIKDNICYKDHKVSASSKILEGFTSLYSATVVERLLNEDAIIIGRTNCDEFAMGSSNENSAYGNVKNPFDESRVPGGSSGGSAAAVAANLCHAALGSDTGGSIRQPASFCGVVGLKPTYGKVSRWGLIAYASSFDQIGPLTKNVEDTEKILEVIAGADEFDSTCTAAVGSRQLAVGKEKKRIAFLKDCIEHPGLNFEVKKQMLEIISQLKKEGHKVEPVEFPFLDYLVPAYYVLTTAEASSNLARFDGIRYGYRSKNATDLESTYRKSRSEGFGKEVKRRIMLGTFVLSSGYYDAYYSKAQKVRRVLRDKANDILKEYDFILSPTTPNSAFKHGDISDPIQMYLEDIFTVLANLTGLPAISLPLGKKSDGLPFGIQLMGKKFGEKELLEFSKTLKSKK, from the coding sequence ATGTATTCCTCCATTTCAGAAGTTCAGAAAGATTTATTCTCCGGCAAAACTTCCTGCCGAAAATTAACCGGAGATTATCTCAAACGCATTGGCGAGAAAAAAAATCTGAATGCTTTTCTGGAAGTGTTCAAAGATTCTGCTCTGAAAAAAGCAGATGAAGTTGATAGAAAAATAAAAGATAAGTCGCAGGGAAAATTAGCAGGGCTCGTCATCGCCATTAAAGATAACATCTGCTACAAAGACCATAAAGTTTCCGCTTCATCAAAAATTCTGGAGGGTTTTACTTCGCTTTACAGCGCAACGGTTGTCGAGCGTTTGCTGAATGAAGATGCGATCATCATCGGCAGAACTAACTGCGATGAATTCGCGATGGGAAGTTCAAATGAAAATTCCGCCTATGGAAATGTAAAAAATCCTTTTGATGAATCAAGAGTTCCCGGTGGTTCATCCGGAGGAAGCGCTGCTGCCGTGGCGGCAAATCTTTGTCACGCTGCGCTTGGAAGCGACACAGGCGGAAGCATTCGCCAGCCCGCATCTTTTTGCGGAGTGGTGGGATTGAAACCAACTTACGGAAAAGTTTCCCGCTGGGGATTGATTGCCTATGCTTCTTCGTTCGACCAGATTGGTCCGCTTACAAAAAATGTTGAGGACACGGAAAAAATTTTAGAAGTGATTGCGGGAGCAGATGAGTTTGACAGCACATGCACGGCAGCAGTTGGCAGTCGGCAGTTGGCAGTCGGCAAAGAAAAAAAACGAATTGCATTTCTAAAAGATTGCATTGAACATCCGGGATTAAATTTCGAAGTGAAAAAACAAATGCTCGAAATTATTTCTCAACTGAAAAAAGAAGGACATAAAGTTGAGCCGGTAGAATTTCCTTTTCTCGATTATCTTGTTCCTGCTTATTATGTCTTGACTACTGCCGAAGCAAGTTCCAACCTCGCACGGTTTGATGGAATCCGCTACGGATACAGAAGCAAGAACGCAACCGATTTGGAATCTACCTATAGAAAATCCCGCTCAGAAGGTTTCGGAAAAGAAGTGAAGCGAAGAATTATGCTCGGAACTTTTGTGTTGAGTTCAGGATATTACGATGCGTATTATTCCAAAGCGCAAAAGGTGCGAAGGGTTTTGCGCGATAAAGCAAATGATATTTTGAAAGAGTATGATTTCATTCTCTCCCCCACAACTCCCAACTCCGCTTTCAAGCATGGAGATATTTCTGACCCCATTCAAATGTACCTGGAAGATATTTTTACGGTGCTTGCAAATCTTACGGGGCTTCCGGCAATTTCTCTTCCGCTTGGAAAAAAATCTGACGGACTTCCTTTTGGAATTCAACTGATGGGGAAAAAATTTGGGGAGAAAGAGTTGTTAGAGTTTTCAAAAACTCTCAAATCAAAAAAATAA
- a CDS encoding bifunctional nuclease family protein, which yields MKKVKLDIIGLSYSQTQAGAYALVLGEVKGKRRLPIIIGGFEAQAIAIQLEKMTPSRPLTHDLFKNFADTFSIKLNEVIIYNLVEGIFYAKLICFDGEKEVEIDARTSDAIALAVRFDCPIFTYEFILSAAGIILEDQPKEGGIGSAAIEEPVVKKSSEKDDKDLTKKSTEELKEMLKSAIDGENYEKASRIRDELNKRKKS from the coding sequence ATGAAGAAAGTTAAACTCGACATCATCGGACTCTCTTACAGCCAAACGCAGGCAGGAGCTTACGCACTTGTTCTTGGAGAAGTAAAAGGAAAGCGCAGATTACCCATTATCATAGGAGGATTTGAAGCGCAGGCAATCGCCATTCAACTTGAGAAAATGACACCAAGCCGTCCGCTTACGCACGACCTTTTTAAAAATTTTGCAGATACTTTCAGCATCAAACTGAATGAAGTCATCATTTACAATCTTGTGGAAGGAATTTTTTACGCGAAACTTATTTGCTTCGATGGAGAAAAAGAAGTGGAGATTGACGCGCGCACATCCGATGCCATTGCGCTTGCTGTGCGGTTTGATTGTCCGATTTTCACCTATGAATTTATTCTCTCCGCTGCCGGAATTATTCTCGAAGATCAGCCGAAAGAAGGCGGCATTGGTTCAGCAGCCATTGAAGAACCCGTTGTAAAAAAATCTTCGGAGAAAGATGATAAAGACCTTACAAAAAAATCTACAGAAGAGTTGAAAGAAATGCTGAAGAGCGCCATTGACGGAGAAAATTACGAAAAGGCATCCCGCATCCGCGATGAACTGAACAAGCGGAAAAAATCTTAG
- a CDS encoding lipoprotein signal peptidase encodes MKRAAFIVFIVLAIDQFVKIWIKTHMTLGEQISVIENFFYIHFTENYGMAFGLELEGTYGKLLLSLFRILAVFGIGWYLFILVKQKAHRGLIFSISLIMAGAIGNILDSAFYGLIFSESTPMDAATILPAEGGYAGFLHGAVVDMFYFYTHLEHVFWSKEPFTFSFPIFNISDSAITIGVIIILIFQRRFFRKEVQITDAPGFTDDKDNASSSVNP; translated from the coding sequence GTGAAAAGAGCAGCATTCATTGTATTTATAGTTTTAGCAATTGACCAATTCGTCAAAATCTGGATTAAGACGCACATGACGCTGGGCGAACAAATTTCTGTCATTGAAAATTTTTTCTACATCCACTTCACCGAAAATTATGGTATGGCTTTCGGGCTGGAACTCGAAGGCACTTACGGAAAATTATTGCTGAGTTTGTTCCGCATACTCGCTGTGTTCGGAATAGGCTGGTATTTATTCATCCTCGTAAAACAAAAAGCGCATCGTGGACTTATCTTCAGCATTTCATTAATCATGGCTGGCGCAATTGGAAATATTTTGGACAGCGCTTTCTACGGTTTGATTTTTTCTGAAAGCACTCCGATGGATGCGGCTACCATTCTTCCTGCTGAAGGCGGCTACGCAGGATTTCTTCACGGAGCAGTGGTGGATATGTTTTATTTCTACACGCATCTTGAACATGTTTTCTGGAGCAAGGAACCGTTTACTTTTTCATTTCCTATTTTTAATATTTCTGATTCGGCTATTACGATTGGAGTGATTATCATTTTAATTTTTCAGAGAAGATTTTTCAGGAAGGAGGTACAGATAACAGATGCACCCGGATTTACAGATGATAAAGACAATGCATCTTCTTCTGTAAATCCGTAA
- a CDS encoding TraR/DksA family transcriptional regulator — MKSYEPAPVFRKPEPPQPKFKGKKDSRTRYSDKELAEFKGIIHEKITEAERDYELLKNTLAHRDEQGTDDTSPTFKVLEDGSDAMSREEIAQLASRQEKHIQNLRNALIRIENKTYGICRVTGKLIPKERLRSVPHATLSIEAKLMQNS, encoded by the coding sequence ATGAAATCGTATGAGCCCGCGCCTGTCTTCAGAAAACCTGAACCTCCCCAGCCGAAATTCAAAGGAAAAAAAGACAGCCGCACGCGGTATTCAGATAAAGAACTTGCAGAGTTCAAGGGAATCATTCACGAAAAAATTACAGAGGCAGAACGCGATTATGAACTTTTGAAAAATACCCTCGCGCACCGCGATGAGCAGGGAACGGATGATACTTCTCCTACGTTTAAAGTTCTGGAAGACGGTTCAGACGCAATGTCGCGCGAGGAAATTGCGCAACTTGCTTCCCGCCAGGAAAAACATATTCAGAATTTAAGAAATGCTCTCATACGAATTGAAAATAAAACGTACGGAATCTGCCGCGTGACAGGAAAATTAATTCCGAAAGAAAGATTGCGCAGCGTTCCGCACGCAACGCTCAGCATTGAAGCCAAGTTAATGCAGAATAGTTAG